A single window of Triplophysa rosa linkage group LG20, Trosa_1v2, whole genome shotgun sequence DNA harbors:
- the si:ch73-100l22.3 gene encoding uncharacterized protein si:ch73-100l22.3 isoform X3 has protein sequence MESYEDFIQRHRESPADDDDEDEESVSKPSSVIVFHGVCVLPPLLSERQRDQMRLLRETVLSVMKSRRQKTSDSEFKRETVTADVQTSSTEHQTSDDITQSQEIFTCPPLTSTAHDAQPANQPRAFPVEDSLEKTQITGVFHGAGTARGHSDKHPLSDISHQMMMSSGYVTNENTHVTCDDSSWVENNGSSAGFCLNTTRSPSTGSDIISHAPVDGSALEEETADSEPYRMSLQNLLKKSQDYRRRQRLLRSQAPTLESTDEHGLSDKENQEFLPNQIWRAELSNARERRKVKLQHSDADTETSDGRPEEHHDSLTEESTSAKSLYLSKQKPVAVCRSSSAAGRKFSSVPAPKFCLSPARSKKACGGVPVRKTAVCVEREEESLSSRTDDGGAHVDGSSQQTQQIAQLEFNLSSLKALISDLESTLTSSRTENSSCTLITHPSHKPSGVLIDSSNHKQPHDSEEKKHCSLIGSSFCQSYDVDAPSSLWTQLTPETGAHEGVSRAKRRLLMNAMSPEPHTVVQTSAQPQSEDRVRVLLEDERRRQQDLLQSLAVRYQFLRSVSFPRPSMGARLEDTSTSSVFTSPSRTHHTSRQSCLSLPASCRPLLAAAVKGFLTRRLLRTERVSQLVRTVQDTQQFLHQTTVRGDFSSRQDLMLQERVSLQLRAARYEFHNIMFNSSICERMKMIHQDRQVTRERRFREHVRNNLLLIQEIHTR, from the exons ATGGAGAGTTATGAAGATTTCATTCAGAGACACCGTGAGAGTCCAGCTGATGAcgatgatgaagatgaagagTCTGTCAGTAAACCTTCATCTGTCATCGTGTTTCATGGAGTCTGTGTCCTGCCTCCTCTG ctgagTGAGCGGCAGAGAGACCAGATGAGACTTCTGAGAGAAACAGTGTTGAGTGTGATGAAGAGCAGGAGACAGAAGACATCTGACAGC gagtttaaaagagaaacagtgactgcagacgttcagacgtccaGCACTGAACACCAGACGagtgatgacatcacacagaGTCAAGAGATCTTCACCTGTCCTCCTCTGACATCAACCGCTCATGACGCCCAGCCAGCCAATCAGCCGAGAGCTTTTCCCGTGGAGGATTCTCTGGAGAAAACGCAGATCACAGGTGTGTTTCATGGTGCTGGCACAGCTCGTGGTCACTCCGATAAACATCCTCTCAGTGACATCAGCCAccagatgatgatgtcatcagggTACGTGACCAATGAAAACACACATGTCACCTGTGATGACTCCAGCTGGGTGGAGAACAACGGATCCTCTGCAGGCTTCTGTTTAAATACCACTCGGTCGCCCAgtacaggaagtgacatcatcagcCATGCTCCAGTGGACGGCTCAGCCTTAGAGGAGGAGACCGCAGACTCGGAGCCGTACCGCATGAGTCTTCAGAACCTTCTGAAGAAATCTCAGGATTACCGGCGACGCCAGCGGCTCCTGCGCAGTCAAGCGCCAACTCTGGAGTCCACCGACGAACACGGCCTGTCCGACAAAGAAAACCAGGAATTCCTTCCCAATCAGATTTGGAGGGCGGAGCTCAGCAACGCAAGAGAGAGGAGAAAAGTAAAACTGCAGCACTCCGATGCAGACACGGAGACGTCAGACGGCCGTCCTGAAGAACATCACGATTCTCTCACAGAGGAGTCCACTTCTGCCAAATCTCTGTACCTCTCCAAACAGAAACCTGTGGCTGTGTGCAGATCTTCTTCAGCAGCTGGCAGGAAGTTCTCCAGCGTCCCGGCACCCAAGTTCTGCTTGAGCCCTGCACGCAGTAAAAAGGCCTGCGGCGGGGTTCCCGTGCGGAAAACAGCTGTCTGTGTGGAGCGTGAGGAGGAATCGCTCTCCAGCCGTACGGATGACGGAGGGGCGCACGTGGACGGCAGCTCACAGCAAACACAGCAAATCGCCCAGTTAGAGTTCAACTTATCCAGTCTGAAAgcactgatctcagatctggaGTCAACGCTCACGTCGTCACGCACAGAGAACAGCAGCTGCACGCTCATCACACACCCCTCACACAAGCCCTCCGGCGTCCTCATCGACTCGTCCAATCACAAACAACCCCATGACTCTGAAGAGAAGAAACACTGCTCCCTGATTGGCTCGTCGTTCTGTCAGTCGTATGACGTAGACGCCCCCTCCAGCCTCTGGACACAGTTGACCCCTGAGACGGGCGCTCATGAGGGCGTGTCTCGAGCCAAACGCAGACTCCTCATGAACGCCATGAGCCCTGAACCACACACAG TGGTGCAGACGTCTGCGCAGCCGCAGTCGGAGGATCGGGTGAGAGTTCTGTTGGAGGACGAGCGCAGACGACAGCAGGATTTACTGCAG tctttgGCTGTGCGATACCAGTTTCTGAGGAGCGTGTCCTTCCCTCGTCCCAGCATGGGCGCACGTCTGGAGGACACCTCGACCTCGTCTGTGTTCACAAGCCCCTCCCGCACACACCACACGTCACGT CagtcctgtctgtctctccctgCGTCCTGTCGCCCTCTGCTGGCGGCTGCAGTGAAAGGCTTCCTGACCCGAAGACTCCTGCGTACAGAACGTGTGTCACAGCTGGTCAGAACAGTTCAG GACACGCAGCAGTTCCTGCATCAGACCACCGTCAGAGGAGATTTCAGCAGCCGACAGGATCTCATGCTACAGGAGCGAGTCTCTCTGCAG CTGCGTGCCGCGCGATACGAGTTCCACAACATCATGTTCAACAGCAGCATCTGTGAGCGCATGAAGATGATTCATCAGGACAGACAGGTGACCAGAGAGAGACGCTTCAGAGAACACGTGAGGAACAACCTGCTGCTCATTCAAGAAATCCACACTCGATAA
- the mafgb gene encoding v-maf avian musculoaponeurotic fibrosarcoma oncogene homolog Gb isoform X2: MTTTNKGNKALKVKREPGENGTSLTDDELVSMSVRELNQHLRGLSKEEILQLKQRRRTLKNRGYAASCRVKRVTQKEELERQKAELQQEVEKLASENASMKVELDTLRSKYEALQSFARTVARGPVAPISNAAVPVSPRGPLASVIGPLIPGKVGATSVITIVKSKTDARS; this comes from the exons ATGACGACCACTAACAAAGGAAACAAAGCCTTGAAG GTGAAGAGGGAGCCGGGGGAAAATGGGACGAGCCTCACGGACGACGAGCTGGTGTCCATGTCCGTCCGCGAGCTCAACCAACACCTGCGTGGTCTGTCCAAAGAAGAGATTCTGCAGCTGAAGCAGCGCAGGCGGACGCTGAAGAACCGGGGCTACGCCGCCAGCTGCCGTGTCAAACGCGTCACCCAGAAGGAGGAGCTGGAGCGGCAGAAGGCGGAGCTACAGCAGGAAGTGGAAAAGCTGGCCTCGGAGAACGCCAGCATGAAGGTGGAGCTGGACACGCTGCGATCCAAATACGAGGCTCTGCAGAGCTTCGCCAGAACTGTGGCCCGAGGGCCCGTGGCCCCCATATCCAACGCAGCCGTACCCGTGTCTCCACGCGGCCCCCTGGCCTCCGTCATTGGGCCGCTCATTCCCGGAAAGGTGGGAGCCACGAGCGTCATCACGATAGTCAAGTCGAAGACTGATGCCAGGTCTTAG
- the si:ch73-100l22.3 gene encoding centriolar coiled-coil protein of 110 kDa isoform X1: MESYEDFIQRHRESPADDDDEDEESVSKPSSVIVFHGVCVLPPLLSERQRDQMRLLRETVLSVMKSRRQKTSDSEFKRETVTADVQTSSTEHQTSDDITQSQEIFTCPPLTSTAHDAQPANQPRAFPVEDSLEKTQITGVFHGAGTARGHSDKHPLSDISHQMMMSSGYVTNENTHVTCDDSSWVENNGSSAGFCLNTTRSPSTGSDIISHAPVDGSALEEETADSEPYRMSLQNLLKKSQDYRRRQRLLRSQAPTLESTDEHGLSDKENQEFLPNQIWRAELSNARERRKVKLQHSDADTETSDGRPEEHHDSLTEESTSAKSLYLSKQKPVAVCRSSSAAGRKFSSVPAPKFCLSPARSKKACGGVPVRKTAVCVEREEESLSSRTDDGGAHVDGSSQQTQQIAQLEFNLSSLKALISDLESTLTSSRTENSSCTLITHPSHKPSGVLIDSSNHKQPHDSEEKKHCSLIGSSFCQSYDVDAPSSLWTQLTPETGAHEGVSRAKRRLLMNAMSPEPHTVVQTSAQPQSEDRVRVLLEDERRRQQDLLQSLAVRYQFLRSVSFPRPSMGARLEDTSTSSVFTSPSRTHHTSRQSCLSLPASCRPLLAAAVKGFLTRRLLRTERVSQLVRTVQDTQQFLHQTTVRGDFSSRQDLMLQERVSLQLRAARYEFHNIMFNSSICERMKMIHQDRQVTRERRFREHGNKLKGSLSAATRKALERKKLAMLQRKSTVRSKFSPSGDESWTLVPKICRVSKKTSPR; the protein is encoded by the exons ATGGAGAGTTATGAAGATTTCATTCAGAGACACCGTGAGAGTCCAGCTGATGAcgatgatgaagatgaagagTCTGTCAGTAAACCTTCATCTGTCATCGTGTTTCATGGAGTCTGTGTCCTGCCTCCTCTG ctgagTGAGCGGCAGAGAGACCAGATGAGACTTCTGAGAGAAACAGTGTTGAGTGTGATGAAGAGCAGGAGACAGAAGACATCTGACAGC gagtttaaaagagaaacagtgactgcagacgttcagacgtccaGCACTGAACACCAGACGagtgatgacatcacacagaGTCAAGAGATCTTCACCTGTCCTCCTCTGACATCAACCGCTCATGACGCCCAGCCAGCCAATCAGCCGAGAGCTTTTCCCGTGGAGGATTCTCTGGAGAAAACGCAGATCACAGGTGTGTTTCATGGTGCTGGCACAGCTCGTGGTCACTCCGATAAACATCCTCTCAGTGACATCAGCCAccagatgatgatgtcatcagggTACGTGACCAATGAAAACACACATGTCACCTGTGATGACTCCAGCTGGGTGGAGAACAACGGATCCTCTGCAGGCTTCTGTTTAAATACCACTCGGTCGCCCAgtacaggaagtgacatcatcagcCATGCTCCAGTGGACGGCTCAGCCTTAGAGGAGGAGACCGCAGACTCGGAGCCGTACCGCATGAGTCTTCAGAACCTTCTGAAGAAATCTCAGGATTACCGGCGACGCCAGCGGCTCCTGCGCAGTCAAGCGCCAACTCTGGAGTCCACCGACGAACACGGCCTGTCCGACAAAGAAAACCAGGAATTCCTTCCCAATCAGATTTGGAGGGCGGAGCTCAGCAACGCAAGAGAGAGGAGAAAAGTAAAACTGCAGCACTCCGATGCAGACACGGAGACGTCAGACGGCCGTCCTGAAGAACATCACGATTCTCTCACAGAGGAGTCCACTTCTGCCAAATCTCTGTACCTCTCCAAACAGAAACCTGTGGCTGTGTGCAGATCTTCTTCAGCAGCTGGCAGGAAGTTCTCCAGCGTCCCGGCACCCAAGTTCTGCTTGAGCCCTGCACGCAGTAAAAAGGCCTGCGGCGGGGTTCCCGTGCGGAAAACAGCTGTCTGTGTGGAGCGTGAGGAGGAATCGCTCTCCAGCCGTACGGATGACGGAGGGGCGCACGTGGACGGCAGCTCACAGCAAACACAGCAAATCGCCCAGTTAGAGTTCAACTTATCCAGTCTGAAAgcactgatctcagatctggaGTCAACGCTCACGTCGTCACGCACAGAGAACAGCAGCTGCACGCTCATCACACACCCCTCACACAAGCCCTCCGGCGTCCTCATCGACTCGTCCAATCACAAACAACCCCATGACTCTGAAGAGAAGAAACACTGCTCCCTGATTGGCTCGTCGTTCTGTCAGTCGTATGACGTAGACGCCCCCTCCAGCCTCTGGACACAGTTGACCCCTGAGACGGGCGCTCATGAGGGCGTGTCTCGAGCCAAACGCAGACTCCTCATGAACGCCATGAGCCCTGAACCACACACAG TGGTGCAGACGTCTGCGCAGCCGCAGTCGGAGGATCGGGTGAGAGTTCTGTTGGAGGACGAGCGCAGACGACAGCAGGATTTACTGCAG tctttgGCTGTGCGATACCAGTTTCTGAGGAGCGTGTCCTTCCCTCGTCCCAGCATGGGCGCACGTCTGGAGGACACCTCGACCTCGTCTGTGTTCACAAGCCCCTCCCGCACACACCACACGTCACGT CagtcctgtctgtctctccctgCGTCCTGTCGCCCTCTGCTGGCGGCTGCAGTGAAAGGCTTCCTGACCCGAAGACTCCTGCGTACAGAACGTGTGTCACAGCTGGTCAGAACAGTTCAG GACACGCAGCAGTTCCTGCATCAGACCACCGTCAGAGGAGATTTCAGCAGCCGACAGGATCTCATGCTACAGGAGCGAGTCTCTCTGCAG CTGCGTGCCGCGCGATACGAGTTCCACAACATCATGTTCAACAGCAGCATCTGTGAGCGCATGAAGATGATTCATCAGGACAGACAGGTGACCAGAGAGAGACGCTTCAGAGAACAC GGGAATAAATTGAAGGGTTCACTGTCTGCTGCTACCAGAAAAGCTTTAGAACGCAAAAAACTGGCCAT GTTACAGAGGAAATCTACAGTCAGGTCAAAGTTTTCACCGTCTGGAGACGAGTCATGGACTCTTGTGCCAAAGATTTGTCGTgtttcaaagaaaacaagtccCCGGTGA
- the si:ch73-100l22.3 gene encoding centriolar coiled-coil protein of 110 kDa isoform X2, giving the protein MESYEDFIQRHRESPADDDDEDEESVSKPSSVIVFHGVCVLPPLLSERQRDQMRLLRETVLSVMKSRRQKTSDSEFKRETVTADVQTSSTEHQTSDDITQSQEIFTCPPLTSTAHDAQPANQPRAFPVEDSLEKTQITGVFHGAGTARGHSDKHPLSDISHQMMMSSGYVTNENTHVTCDDSSWVENNGSSAGFCLNTTRSPSTGSDIISHAPVDGSALEEETADSEPYRMSLQNLLKKSQDYRRRQRLLRSQAPTLESTDEHGLSDKENQEFLPNQIWRAELSNARERRKVKLQHSDADTETSDGRPEEHHDSLTEESTSAKSLYLSKQKPVAVCRSSSAAGRKFSSVPAPKFCLSPARSKKACGGVPVRKTAVCVEREEESLSSRTDDGGAHVDGSSQQTQQIAQLEFNLSSLKALISDLESTLTSSRTENSSCTLITHPSHKPSGVLIDSSNHKQPHDSEEKKHCSLIGSSFCQSYDVDAPSSLWTQLTPETGAHEGVSRAKRRLLMNAMSPEPHTVVQTSAQPQSEDRVRVLLEDERRRQQDLLQSLAVRYQFLRSVSFPRPSMGARLEDTSTSSVFTSPSRTHHTSRSCLSLPASCRPLLAAAVKGFLTRRLLRTERVSQLVRTVQDTQQFLHQTTVRGDFSSRQDLMLQERVSLQLRAARYEFHNIMFNSSICERMKMIHQDRQVTRERRFREHGNKLKGSLSAATRKALERKKLAMLQRKSTVRSKFSPSGDESWTLVPKICRVSKKTSPR; this is encoded by the exons ATGGAGAGTTATGAAGATTTCATTCAGAGACACCGTGAGAGTCCAGCTGATGAcgatgatgaagatgaagagTCTGTCAGTAAACCTTCATCTGTCATCGTGTTTCATGGAGTCTGTGTCCTGCCTCCTCTG ctgagTGAGCGGCAGAGAGACCAGATGAGACTTCTGAGAGAAACAGTGTTGAGTGTGATGAAGAGCAGGAGACAGAAGACATCTGACAGC gagtttaaaagagaaacagtgactgcagacgttcagacgtccaGCACTGAACACCAGACGagtgatgacatcacacagaGTCAAGAGATCTTCACCTGTCCTCCTCTGACATCAACCGCTCATGACGCCCAGCCAGCCAATCAGCCGAGAGCTTTTCCCGTGGAGGATTCTCTGGAGAAAACGCAGATCACAGGTGTGTTTCATGGTGCTGGCACAGCTCGTGGTCACTCCGATAAACATCCTCTCAGTGACATCAGCCAccagatgatgatgtcatcagggTACGTGACCAATGAAAACACACATGTCACCTGTGATGACTCCAGCTGGGTGGAGAACAACGGATCCTCTGCAGGCTTCTGTTTAAATACCACTCGGTCGCCCAgtacaggaagtgacatcatcagcCATGCTCCAGTGGACGGCTCAGCCTTAGAGGAGGAGACCGCAGACTCGGAGCCGTACCGCATGAGTCTTCAGAACCTTCTGAAGAAATCTCAGGATTACCGGCGACGCCAGCGGCTCCTGCGCAGTCAAGCGCCAACTCTGGAGTCCACCGACGAACACGGCCTGTCCGACAAAGAAAACCAGGAATTCCTTCCCAATCAGATTTGGAGGGCGGAGCTCAGCAACGCAAGAGAGAGGAGAAAAGTAAAACTGCAGCACTCCGATGCAGACACGGAGACGTCAGACGGCCGTCCTGAAGAACATCACGATTCTCTCACAGAGGAGTCCACTTCTGCCAAATCTCTGTACCTCTCCAAACAGAAACCTGTGGCTGTGTGCAGATCTTCTTCAGCAGCTGGCAGGAAGTTCTCCAGCGTCCCGGCACCCAAGTTCTGCTTGAGCCCTGCACGCAGTAAAAAGGCCTGCGGCGGGGTTCCCGTGCGGAAAACAGCTGTCTGTGTGGAGCGTGAGGAGGAATCGCTCTCCAGCCGTACGGATGACGGAGGGGCGCACGTGGACGGCAGCTCACAGCAAACACAGCAAATCGCCCAGTTAGAGTTCAACTTATCCAGTCTGAAAgcactgatctcagatctggaGTCAACGCTCACGTCGTCACGCACAGAGAACAGCAGCTGCACGCTCATCACACACCCCTCACACAAGCCCTCCGGCGTCCTCATCGACTCGTCCAATCACAAACAACCCCATGACTCTGAAGAGAAGAAACACTGCTCCCTGATTGGCTCGTCGTTCTGTCAGTCGTATGACGTAGACGCCCCCTCCAGCCTCTGGACACAGTTGACCCCTGAGACGGGCGCTCATGAGGGCGTGTCTCGAGCCAAACGCAGACTCCTCATGAACGCCATGAGCCCTGAACCACACACAG TGGTGCAGACGTCTGCGCAGCCGCAGTCGGAGGATCGGGTGAGAGTTCTGTTGGAGGACGAGCGCAGACGACAGCAGGATTTACTGCAG tctttgGCTGTGCGATACCAGTTTCTGAGGAGCGTGTCCTTCCCTCGTCCCAGCATGGGCGCACGTCTGGAGGACACCTCGACCTCGTCTGTGTTCACAAGCCCCTCCCGCACACACCACACGTCACGT tcctgtctgtctctccctgCGTCCTGTCGCCCTCTGCTGGCGGCTGCAGTGAAAGGCTTCCTGACCCGAAGACTCCTGCGTACAGAACGTGTGTCACAGCTGGTCAGAACAGTTCAG GACACGCAGCAGTTCCTGCATCAGACCACCGTCAGAGGAGATTTCAGCAGCCGACAGGATCTCATGCTACAGGAGCGAGTCTCTCTGCAG CTGCGTGCCGCGCGATACGAGTTCCACAACATCATGTTCAACAGCAGCATCTGTGAGCGCATGAAGATGATTCATCAGGACAGACAGGTGACCAGAGAGAGACGCTTCAGAGAACAC GGGAATAAATTGAAGGGTTCACTGTCTGCTGCTACCAGAAAAGCTTTAGAACGCAAAAAACTGGCCAT GTTACAGAGGAAATCTACAGTCAGGTCAAAGTTTTCACCGTCTGGAGACGAGTCATGGACTCTTGTGCCAAAGATTTGTCGTgtttcaaagaaaacaagtccCCGGTGA
- the mafgb gene encoding v-maf avian musculoaponeurotic fibrosarcoma oncogene homolog Gb isoform X1, producing MSERVVELHRWMYLRGLPVVPRGMTTTNKGNKALKVKREPGENGTSLTDDELVSMSVRELNQHLRGLSKEEILQLKQRRRTLKNRGYAASCRVKRVTQKEELERQKAELQQEVEKLASENASMKVELDTLRSKYEALQSFARTVARGPVAPISNAAVPVSPRGPLASVIGPLIPGKVGATSVITIVKSKTDARS from the exons atgagTGAACGAGTTGTAGAGCTTCACAGGTGGATGT aTCTGCGTGGTTTGCCAGTGGTTCCTCGTGGCATGACGACCACTAACAAAGGAAACAAAGCCTTGAAG GTGAAGAGGGAGCCGGGGGAAAATGGGACGAGCCTCACGGACGACGAGCTGGTGTCCATGTCCGTCCGCGAGCTCAACCAACACCTGCGTGGTCTGTCCAAAGAAGAGATTCTGCAGCTGAAGCAGCGCAGGCGGACGCTGAAGAACCGGGGCTACGCCGCCAGCTGCCGTGTCAAACGCGTCACCCAGAAGGAGGAGCTGGAGCGGCAGAAGGCGGAGCTACAGCAGGAAGTGGAAAAGCTGGCCTCGGAGAACGCCAGCATGAAGGTGGAGCTGGACACGCTGCGATCCAAATACGAGGCTCTGCAGAGCTTCGCCAGAACTGTGGCCCGAGGGCCCGTGGCCCCCATATCCAACGCAGCCGTACCCGTGTCTCCACGCGGCCCCCTGGCCTCCGTCATTGGGCCGCTCATTCCCGGAAAGGTGGGAGCCACGAGCGTCATCACGATAGTCAAGTCGAAGACTGATGCCAGGTCTTAG